Proteins found in one Macrobrachium nipponense isolate FS-2020 chromosome 4, ASM1510439v2, whole genome shotgun sequence genomic segment:
- the LOC135211613 gene encoding uncharacterized protein LOC135211613, with protein sequence MKFLLVLLVVGVCSSQRLKIPDVSDEEVKGLLSNVPAVVDCLIEGRTAGGTCHPLTNDVRRFLPELAAQRFQCNCPAQRHINAFRDAIQRDRAQFRRMADWAKTSGLLA encoded by the exons ATGAAGTTCTTGCTCGTCTTGTTGGTCGTGGGTGTCTGCAGCAGCCAGAGACTTAAAATCCCCGACGTATCAGACGAGGAGGTCAAAGGGCTGCTCTCCAATGTTCCCGCAGTCGTGGATTGCCTCATCGAAGGCAGGACAGCCGGCGGAACATGCCACCCCCTCACCAATGACGTCAGAA GATTCCTTCCAGAATTGGCCGCTCAGAGGTTCCAGTGCAACTGCCCCGCCCAGCGTCACATCAACGCCTTCCGCGACGCCATCCAGAGGGACAGGGCCCAGTTCAGACGTATGGCAGATTGGGCCAAGACCAGCGGCTTGCTTGCTTAG
- the LOC135210818 gene encoding uncharacterized protein LOC135210818 has product MTAILGHTVSLPCRVINLRDRTVSWIRSRDLTVLAVEKTTVTTDARISVVHPEDTEDWLLEIRGVAQSDEGTFECQVNTHPKISTKIHLKVIPERGHVSILDIPVSDTGIITDTKGTFSADEGMALRVRVIGRSWVQMPEGATLHLICEASGKELQDIRHYSIVRNEPLISWTLNGMPVNALWSRPKVDVRESWGIATVESEIEVRMLDKSDAGSYACNVPHVPADHVTVSVIENDYSDGHFKVASLGADDSAETLLDVQEEEDSNFVAVSAGKAAVISGAIILVLLLIQAGLCIFYIRKV; this is encoded by the exons GTGTCGTGGATCAGATCACGTGACCTGACCGTCTTGGCCGTGGAGAAAACCACAGTAACGACGGATGCGAGGATATCG GTGGTCCACCCAGAGGACACGGAAGACTGGCTCCTGGAGATTCGCGGAGTGGCCCAGTCAGACGAAGGCACCTTCGAGTGCCAGGTGAACACCCACCCCAAGATCTCCACCAAGATACACCTGAAAGTCATTCCTGAGCGAG GACACGTTTCGATTCTGGATATCCCAGTCTCCGACACAGGAATCATAACAGATACTAAAG GGACCTTCTCTGCTGACGAAGGCATGGCCCTCAGGGTGCGTGTCATCGGTCGAAGCTGGGTCCAGATGCCAGAAGGGGCGACCCTCCACCTCATCTGCGAAGCCTCTGGGAAGGAGCTTCAAGATATTCGACACTACTCTATCGTCCGCAACGAGCCTCTGATCTCCTGGACACTGAATGGGATGCCAGTGAACGCCCTCTGGTCACGCCCGAAG GTCGACGTGCGCGAATCGTGGGGAATAGCGACTGTGGAGTCTGAGATCGAAGTCCGGATGCTGGACAAGAGCGACGCCGGGTCCTACGCCTGTAACGTCCCCCATGTTCCAGCTGACCACGTCACTGTCAGTGTTATAGAAAACG ATTACTCCGACGGGCACTTCAAGGTAGCTTCTCTGGGGGCAGACGACAGCGCTGAGACGCTTCTGGAcgtccaagaagaagaagattcaaaCTTTGTAGCTGTTTCAGCGGGCAAAGCAGCCGTCATCAGCGGAGCCATCATACTGGTCCTCCTGCTGATCCAAGCTGGTCTTTGCATTTTTTACATTAGAAAAGTCTAA